In the Cylindrospermopsis raciborskii Cr2010 genome, GTTGTGTCGGTATAGTTAGTCTTAGTCCCGGTATTCTAAGAGCTACAGAAGTAATACTACATGGGTTACGTGGTGATGATTTACTAGTCATGACCGCCCAACCCAAGGATGCTTATAAGTTAAATGCGATCGCCAAGCGATGCGAGGTGATTTTTTGTACTGACGCCACAAGTCATTCTGGTGTACAAACGGTAGTACAGGGCATAGCAGAAGATATCATTCGTCCTCCCAAACTAATTCGCTGTGCAAATTATATTGCTCTACAATCAGTGAATTTACTACAAAGGGAATTAGGATTAATTTAGAGATTTTTCGCCATCTAATTATGATGGTTATTAGCGTAGTGAACCCTAGTACCAGCCCAAAGTAACTTCTCCCGCAGGGTCTGATAATAAGAATTATTAGCCCGCAAGATAATAAACTTAGCTCGACAGTCAGTCATACGCACATCCACACGATGACCAGGCCAAATAGAAGTGGATAACACTCCATCCATCCACAACTTTGTGCTTAAATCATAATCACCCAGAGGCCAAACACTGACCACGGAACCAGGTGGTAACACTAAAGGACGACTGGAAAGACTCATAGGACAAATGGGGGTAACGGTAATAGCCTCCATGCCATCGTGCATAATTGGACCATTGGCAGAAACCGTATAACCAGTAGATCCAGTGGGGGTAGAAACAATCAATCCATCCCCCACATACTGATCAACAACTTCTCCATCAATTTCCATTTCTAGAATTGAGGTTATCATTCTATCCGCAGAAGCGGGTTTAATACAGAACTCATTTAATGCGAGGAAGTTTTCAGTTATCGGTTCCAGGTTAACCCTGGGTCCCTCATAAACAGCTGCCTGTAACATCATCCGTCTTTGTATAGCGTAGCGATCTTCTAATAGTCGATCCCAAACTCGTTCTGGTTCCTGAAACTCATCCATAGACTCAGTTAAAAACCCCAGATGACCACCCACATTTACCCCTAAAATGGGGATACCAGCTGGAGCCAAATGTCTAGCACCAGTTAAAACCGTGCCATCTCCACCCAATACTAGAGCCAGGTCAATAGGTTGGGTAGCGGAGGCTAAAAATACGGGATAGGGGTTATCTTTAGGTCCACTTGGTCCAACCAAAACTTGACAATGACGCTTCTCTAGTTGTTTTGCACAGAGTTCTGCCCAACGTTTACTTTGAGAGTCCCGTGCTTTGTAAGCAATGATTACCTGCTTGAGTTGCACGCAATGTTACCACTTGAGTAGGTTAAACTGCTCCATATCAACGGTATTACGGTTACGGTAAATAGTTAAAACTATTGCTAAACCTACCGCTGCTTCTGCAGCTGCTACGGTAATCACAAAAACTGTGAATACCTGGCCTTTAATTAAAGTTGAATCCAAGAAATTGGAAAATGCCATTAAATTTAGATTCACAGCATTTAACAACAATTCGATGGACATAAGTACACGAACGGCGTTACGACTGGTAATTAAGCCATAAATGCCAATACAAAATAAAGCTGCTGCAAGTAGTAAAAAGTATTGAAGTTGCATGATTGAACAATTGCTGATGGAAATTTATTCCTGATTACCAGTAGTAGATACCAATTCTCTGGGACGCTCTGGCAAAGTGAGGATGGTTTGTGGTAGCTCAGATGGGGTAACCTGGTCTGGTAGGTATTCCCGTCGAGCTAGAATAATTGC is a window encoding:
- the nuoK gene encoding NADH-quinone oxidoreductase subunit NuoK; translated protein: MQLQYFLLLAAALFCIGIYGLITSRNAVRVLMSIELLLNAVNLNLMAFSNFLDSTLIKGQVFTVFVITVAAAEAAVGLAIVLTIYRNRNTVDMEQFNLLKW
- a CDS encoding NAD(+) kinase, with the protein product MQLKQVIIAYKARDSQSKRWAELCAKQLEKRHCQVLVGPSGPKDNPYPVFLASATQPIDLALVLGGDGTVLTGARHLAPAGIPILGVNVGGHLGFLTESMDEFQEPERVWDRLLEDRYAIQRRMMLQAAVYEGPRVNLEPITENFLALNEFCIKPASADRMITSILEMEIDGEVVDQYVGDGLIVSTPTGSTGYTVSANGPIMHDGMEAITVTPICPMSLSSRPLVLPPGSVVSVWPLGDYDLSTKLWMDGVLSTSIWPGHRVDVRMTDCRAKFIILRANNSYYQTLREKLLWAGTRVHYANNHHN